A stretch of the Pseudoalteromonas marina genome encodes the following:
- a CDS encoding gamma carbonic anhydrase family protein yields MAIRSYRGITPAFNKSVYIDESSVLVGDITIGDDSSVWPLVAARGDVNHIRIGERSNIQDGSVLHLSRATKSNPDGYPLIIGDDVTVGHKVMLHGCVLGNRILVGMGAIIMDNVIVEDDVIIGGGSLVPPNKRLESGYLYVGSPAKQARPLTEQELAFLKISADNYVQLKDEYLAEAN; encoded by the coding sequence ATGGCAATACGTTCTTATAGAGGAATTACCCCTGCGTTTAATAAGTCTGTTTATATAGACGAGTCGTCTGTATTAGTCGGTGATATTACTATAGGCGATGATAGCAGTGTATGGCCTTTAGTTGCTGCTCGCGGCGATGTTAACCATATTCGTATTGGTGAGCGCTCTAATATTCAAGATGGCAGTGTATTACATTTATCGCGTGCAACTAAAAGTAATCCAGATGGTTACCCTCTTATAATAGGCGATGATGTAACGGTTGGTCACAAAGTGATGCTACATGGGTGCGTGCTTGGTAACCGTATACTCGTGGGTATGGGTGCGATTATCATGGATAATGTAATTGTAGAAGATGATGTTATTATTGGTGGGGGCTCGTTGGTACCACCAAATAAGCGCCTGGAATCAGGCTATTTGTATGTAGGAAGTCCAGCAAAGCAAGCCCGTCCATTGACTGAGCAGGAGCTCGCTTTCTTAAAAATATCGGCAGATAACTATGTCCAATTAAAAGATGAATATCTAGCTGAAGCTAACTAA
- a CDS encoding DUF1488 domain-containing protein, with product MNQAVQFIDRLEFREPDHQLVFFAQVSGMLVECVIAISKLKLTDESHATDYFEKYRFEYEERAEQLIEEESYNSAGQIEVELVSFS from the coding sequence ATGAACCAAGCTGTACAATTTATAGATAGACTCGAGTTTAGAGAGCCTGATCATCAGTTAGTGTTTTTTGCTCAAGTGAGTGGCATGCTGGTGGAGTGTGTTATTGCGATAAGTAAACTTAAACTCACGGATGAAAGTCACGCTACAGATTATTTTGAAAAATACCGTTTTGAATACGAAGAACGTGCCGAGCAACTAATAGAAGAAGAAAGTTATAACTCGGCAGGTCAAATTGAAGTGGAATTAGTTAGCTTCAGCTAG
- the aroE gene encoding shikimate dehydrogenase, with protein MDKYAVFGNPIKHSKSPAIHKQFAISLGEQIDYRAILAPIDSFEKTVSTFFEQGGKGANVTMPFKEQAFAMADELTPLAKIVGAVNTLKKRKDGTLLGDNTDGVGFVNDLLANKVVITNKRILIIGAGGAARGVILPLLEQKPAEIIIVNRTAQKAKDLALLFAEYGKVSGYGFDGLPVSNYSLIVNSTSSSMNNELPALDKKHLTCCDVAYDMFYSLTNTIFMNWVAEHSNNTKLLDGSGMLVGQAAQAYYVWHNKMPEILPVVKALKQGSLK; from the coding sequence ATGGACAAATATGCGGTTTTTGGAAATCCAATTAAACATTCAAAATCCCCCGCGATACATAAACAATTTGCTATCTCGCTAGGTGAGCAAATCGACTATCGCGCAATATTAGCACCTATCGACAGCTTTGAAAAAACAGTATCGACATTTTTTGAGCAAGGTGGAAAAGGTGCGAACGTTACCATGCCATTTAAAGAGCAGGCGTTTGCAATGGCTGATGAACTTACACCGCTTGCTAAAATAGTCGGCGCGGTTAATACACTTAAAAAAAGAAAAGATGGAACATTATTAGGAGATAACACCGACGGTGTTGGTTTTGTAAATGACCTCCTTGCTAATAAAGTTGTGATTACAAATAAGCGTATTTTAATAATTGGTGCTGGTGGTGCTGCAAGGGGGGTTATATTACCATTGCTTGAACAAAAACCCGCAGAAATTATTATTGTTAATCGTACCGCTCAAAAAGCAAAAGACTTAGCTCTGCTATTTGCTGAATACGGAAAAGTTTCAGGCTATGGGTTCGATGGTTTACCAGTAAGTAATTACTCACTAATTGTAAACTCAACATCTAGCAGCATGAATAACGAATTGCCAGCCCTAGATAAAAAGCACTTAACATGCTGTGATGTTGCATACGATATGTTTTATTCACTGACAAACACTATTTTTATGAACTGGGTTGCAGAGCATAGTAACAATACTAAGCTTTTAGATGGCAGTGGTATGTTGGTAGGGCAGGCAGCACAAGCTTATTATGTTTGGCATAACAAAATGCCAGAAATTCTTCCCGTGGTTAAAGCGCTTAAACAAGGCTCACTAAAATGA
- a CDS encoding group II truncated hemoglobin has protein sequence MIKRLFSKSKPKKVDQTPTPEKTPYEIIGGEKGARAISERFYDIMASDEYAKPLYDMHPQPLDRIRQVFFEFLSGWLGGPSLFEQNHGQPMLRKRHMPFLIDQNLRDQWMYCMNKTLDIEIDNPLLREGLKNSFAQLASHMINQH, from the coding sequence ATGATTAAACGACTTTTTTCTAAATCTAAGCCTAAGAAAGTAGATCAAACACCTACACCTGAAAAAACGCCTTACGAAATCATTGGCGGAGAGAAAGGTGCACGCGCTATTTCTGAACGATTCTACGACATTATGGCCTCAGATGAATACGCTAAACCGTTATATGATATGCATCCTCAACCATTAGATAGAATTCGCCAAGTCTTTTTCGAGTTTTTATCTGGTTGGTTAGGTGGGCCTTCACTATTTGAGCAAAATCATGGGCAGCCCATGTTACGTAAACGCCATATGCCATTTTTAATTGACCAGAACTTACGGGATCAATGGATGTATTGTATGAACAAAACTCTTGATATTGAAATTGACAACCCACTACTTCGAGAAGGGCTTAAAAACTCATTTGCTCAGCTAGCAAGCCACATGATTAACCAACATTAA
- the hemF gene encoding oxygen-dependent coproporphyrinogen oxidase, whose amino-acid sequence MQSELLEQVKAYFMALQDTICQGLEAADGSAKFVEDSWQRAEGGGGRTRVTTDGNVIEQGGVNYSHVFGASMPGSATAHRPELAGRSFHACGVSLVIHPKNPHVPTSHANVRFFIAEKEGEEPIWWFGGGFDLTPFYPVFEDVQHWHQVAHDICVPFGSDVYSKYKTWCDEYFYLKHRDETRGVGGLFFDDLNELGFEQSFAFMQSVGNGFLDAYIPIIERRKNDEYTEQQRDFQLYRRGRYVEFNLVWDRGTLFGLQSGGRTESILMSMPPLARWEYNFTPAENSLEANLYQYYLRPQAWLSSKPEELIAREWQI is encoded by the coding sequence ATGCAAAGCGAATTATTAGAACAAGTAAAAGCCTACTTTATGGCTTTGCAAGATACCATTTGCCAAGGGCTAGAAGCTGCAGATGGCAGTGCTAAATTTGTCGAAGATAGCTGGCAAAGAGCTGAAGGCGGTGGTGGCCGTACTCGAGTAACTACTGATGGTAACGTAATTGAGCAGGGGGGCGTAAATTACTCTCATGTATTTGGCGCATCCATGCCAGGTTCTGCAACCGCCCATAGGCCAGAGCTTGCAGGGCGTAGTTTTCATGCTTGCGGGGTTTCACTTGTTATTCATCCCAAAAACCCGCACGTACCAACAAGTCATGCCAACGTACGCTTTTTTATAGCAGAAAAAGAGGGCGAAGAGCCAATATGGTGGTTTGGTGGAGGTTTTGATTTAACCCCTTTTTACCCGGTATTTGAAGACGTACAGCATTGGCATCAAGTTGCACACGATATATGTGTGCCGTTTGGTAGTGATGTTTATTCAAAATACAAAACATGGTGCGATGAGTACTTTTACCTTAAACATCGTGATGAAACACGTGGGGTGGGTGGTTTATTTTTCGATGATTTAAATGAACTAGGCTTTGAGCAAAGCTTTGCATTTATGCAGTCAGTCGGCAATGGCTTTTTAGATGCCTATATTCCGATTATTGAACGTCGCAAAAACGATGAGTACACTGAACAGCAACGTGACTTTCAGCTCTACCGCCGTGGTCGTTACGTTGAGTTTAACTTAGTGTGGGATAGAGGCACATTATTTGGATTGCAAAGTGGCGGGCGAACAGAGTCTATTTTAATGTCGATGCCACCACTAGCGCGCTGGGAGTATAACTTTACACCAGCTGAAAACAGCCTTGAGGCAAACTTATATCAGTATTACTTGCGACCACAAGCTTGGCTTTCAAGTAAACCAGAAGAGCTAATAGCCCGAGAGTGGCAAATATAA
- a CDS encoding L-threonylcarbamoyladenylate synthase — MSELSNTPSALTCLNEGEVIVYPTEAVFGLGCDPDNQHAVEKLLAIKQRPVEKGLILIADNYGQLLKYVDDAKVPMDKRADIFSSWPAAITWVMPAAKSTPKWLTGQFDTIAVRVTNHPTVKRLCQEFGKPLVSTSANLTGQETVISIEQAKEQFADQVGFYVDEPLGGNTQPSTIKDAMTGKVFRG; from the coding sequence TTGTCAGAACTTTCAAATACGCCTTCAGCACTTACATGTTTAAATGAAGGCGAAGTTATTGTTTATCCAACAGAGGCTGTGTTCGGCTTAGGATGTGACCCCGATAATCAGCATGCTGTTGAAAAATTATTGGCAATTAAGCAGCGACCAGTTGAAAAGGGCCTTATTTTAATTGCTGATAATTATGGGCAATTATTAAAGTATGTTGATGATGCTAAAGTACCTATGGACAAACGTGCAGACATATTTTCTAGTTGGCCTGCTGCTATTACGTGGGTTATGCCAGCGGCAAAAAGCACACCAAAATGGTTAACAGGGCAGTTTGATACTATTGCGGTTAGGGTAACAAATCACCCAACAGTTAAGCGCTTATGCCAAGAGTTTGGAAAGCCACTGGTATCAACCAGTGCAAATTTAACAGGCCAAGAAACAGTAATAAGCATTGAGCAAGCAAAGGAGCAATTTGCTGATCAAGTTGGCTTTTATGTTGATGAGCCGTTAGGTGGAAACACTCAACCCAGCACAATAAAAGATGCCATGACCGGTAAAGTATTTAGAGGGTAA
- a CDS encoding type I DNA topoisomerase produces MSKIDHSLFSANKHALEKEYEVCPQCGSELVIRNSKSGPFLGCASYPQCDFIRPLVQHESNEIKVLEDSSCPQCSKPLVVKNGRYGMFIGCTGYPDCHYIANDNEQKEQEATLPACPKCKKGHLVARSNKFGKVFYSCDSYPSCKYTLNNKPVEQPCPKCDWPIVIERHMANGTLLQCPQKSCMHKLTQ; encoded by the coding sequence ATGAGTAAAATCGACCATTCGCTTTTCTCGGCGAATAAGCACGCCTTAGAAAAAGAATACGAAGTATGCCCACAGTGTGGTTCAGAGTTAGTGATCCGCAACAGTAAGTCAGGCCCTTTTTTGGGGTGTGCAAGTTACCCTCAATGTGACTTTATTAGGCCATTAGTACAACACGAAAGTAACGAAATAAAAGTACTTGAAGATTCCTCTTGCCCTCAATGCAGCAAACCGCTGGTGGTTAAAAATGGCCGTTACGGTATGTTTATTGGTTGTACGGGGTACCCTGATTGCCATTATATTGCAAACGACAACGAGCAAAAGGAACAAGAGGCTACGTTACCAGCATGCCCAAAATGCAAAAAAGGCCACTTAGTTGCTCGCAGTAATAAGTTTGGTAAAGTATTTTACTCATGCGACAGCTACCCTAGCTGTAAATACACGCTTAATAATAAACCTGTAGAGCAGCCATGTCCAAAATGTGATTGGCCCATCGTAATAGAAAGACACATGGCAAATGGTACACTACTGCAATGCCCGCAAAAAAGTTGCATGCATAAGCTTACTCAATAA
- a CDS encoding DUF494 family protein: MFDILMYLFENYIHSEADIFAEQNELTDELVRAGFNKPEIFKALNWLEQLADLQHSDESPYLIANPGRAIRIFTESECNMLNVECRGFLMFVEQIGVINSITREMVMDKLAALDKPAISLDDLKWIVLMVLFNVPGSEEAYEQMEDLIFDEPTELLH; encoded by the coding sequence ATGTTCGATATTCTTATGTATCTATTTGAAAATTACATTCATAGCGAAGCTGACATTTTTGCTGAGCAAAATGAATTAACCGACGAGTTAGTTCGTGCAGGCTTTAATAAACCAGAAATATTTAAAGCCTTAAATTGGCTAGAACAGTTAGCCGATTTACAACACAGCGATGAATCTCCTTATTTAATCGCTAACCCAGGGCGCGCTATTCGTATATTTACAGAAAGCGAATGCAATATGTTAAACGTCGAGTGCCGTGGTTTTTTAATGTTTGTTGAGCAAATTGGGGTTATTAACAGTATTACCCGTGAAATGGTTATGGATAAGCTTGCAGCACTTGATAAGCCAGCGATTAGCTTAGATGATTTAAAGTGGATAGTGCTTATGGTGTTATTTAATGTCCCCGGCTCTGAAGAAGCATATGAGCAAATGGAAGACTTAATTTTTGATGAGCCCACCGAGTTATTGCATTAA
- the dprA gene encoding DNA-processing protein DprA codes for MDQSSGKLAHWLAFYMCKGLGTKTLLALSKHHPLESLFDLPHTKLHELGLTANQASNLLNTDWQKVQHYERLVAEHNIEVICFFDTRYPDSLKHIASAPLLLFCKGDVSLLSSSQIAIVGSRNATPTGLEIASEFAYELTKAGITVTSGMARGIDGAAHKGALAGNGKTIAVLGTGVDIYYPKRHKLLTEQVLNSGLLISEFLPGTAANAHNFPRRNRIISGLSLGVLIVEAEIKSGSLITVRYALEQNKEVFAVPGSIKNPLAQASHFLIKQGAKLVENVTDILDEVSFSYQSGLYSKEETLQQSSDCEVLNSIGFEVTTVDDIVRRVQWPIDKVLARLLDLELDDQIERILDGYIRLSVGR; via the coding sequence ATGGATCAGTCATCAGGCAAGTTAGCTCACTGGCTTGCCTTTTATATGTGTAAGGGATTAGGCACAAAAACCTTATTAGCCCTATCTAAACACCACCCACTTGAGTCATTGTTTGACTTACCCCACACTAAATTACACGAGTTAGGGTTAACGGCTAATCAGGCTAGTAATTTACTCAATACAGATTGGCAAAAAGTACAGCATTATGAGCGGCTTGTTGCAGAGCATAATATTGAAGTTATTTGTTTTTTTGATACACGTTACCCAGATTCACTAAAACACATAGCTAGCGCACCTTTATTACTATTTTGTAAGGGCGATGTGTCTTTACTTTCTAGCTCGCAAATAGCCATTGTTGGTAGCCGTAACGCCACCCCTACAGGGCTTGAAATAGCCTCCGAGTTTGCCTACGAATTAACAAAGGCTGGTATTACTGTGACATCGGGCATGGCTAGAGGAATAGATGGCGCAGCACATAAAGGTGCTTTAGCAGGGAATGGTAAAACTATCGCGGTTTTAGGCACGGGTGTTGATATTTACTACCCTAAACGCCATAAACTATTAACAGAACAAGTACTCAATAGTGGTTTATTAATTAGTGAGTTTTTACCCGGAACCGCCGCTAACGCACATAATTTTCCTCGCCGAAATAGGATTATTTCGGGCTTATCTTTAGGTGTATTAATTGTTGAAGCTGAAATTAAAAGCGGCTCATTAATTACTGTGCGTTATGCGCTTGAACAAAATAAAGAGGTGTTTGCAGTACCAGGCTCTATTAAAAACCCGCTTGCACAAGCCAGCCACTTTTTAATTAAGCAGGGTGCTAAACTTGTTGAAAATGTGACAGATATTTTAGATGAAGTGAGCTTTTCTTATCAAAGCGGTCTATATAGTAAAGAAGAGACGCTTCAGCAAAGTAGTGATTGTGAAGTTTTAAACAGTATTGGGTTTGAGGTAACAACTGTTGACGATATTGTACGCCGTGTTCAATGGCCAATAGATAAAGTACTGGCAAGGTTGCTTGATTTAGAGTTAGACGATCAAATTGAACGCATTTTAGATGGTTATATTAGGCTTAGCGTAGGAAGGTAG
- a CDS encoding LysM peptidoglycan-binding domain-containing protein — MKFPLVAIILALSTSFGAIADVLKIKKDAPKQYVVKKGDTLWDISGIYLDEPWLWPELWQMNPQIDNPHLIYPGDALALIYDADGNPRLVINKAYRKLSPQGRITPKGLNAITTLPLQMIKPYLSYEQAINSDDIKNMPYVLGANENTKTQTLGHILYVKGDLKVHGAYAIYNEGEPYRDLNTGEVLATRASYVGMARAFRSGDESNGVPSSLRVESVKREIKQGDFLMPAMEGQLLPAYFDIHRPLEPVEGQVIASPRQVREFSTMDVVVLNLGSEQNIEPGHVLDLERESPTVIDGPRGPRYPEDSSKFEKLLSDASQLFSNKADEDNTTWKMPKEKVGELIVFKVYDKVSYALITKNQHPIRVGDIAVIH; from the coding sequence ATGAAATTTCCGTTAGTTGCAATCATACTGGCACTAAGCACCTCTTTTGGGGCGATTGCTGATGTGTTAAAAATAAAAAAAGATGCACCAAAACAGTATGTTGTAAAAAAAGGTGATACGTTGTGGGATATATCTGGCATTTATTTAGATGAGCCATGGTTATGGCCAGAACTATGGCAAATGAACCCGCAAATCGATAACCCTCACCTAATTTATCCGGGTGATGCGTTGGCACTTATATACGATGCTGACGGAAATCCACGTTTAGTTATTAATAAAGCGTACCGAAAGCTGTCACCTCAAGGACGTATTACCCCAAAAGGGTTGAATGCAATTACCACCTTACCTTTGCAAATGATTAAACCTTATTTAAGCTACGAGCAAGCGATTAACAGCGACGATATAAAAAATATGCCGTATGTGTTAGGTGCTAACGAAAACACAAAAACCCAAACTTTAGGCCATATTTTATACGTTAAAGGTGACTTAAAAGTACATGGTGCTTATGCGATTTACAACGAGGGTGAACCCTACAGAGATTTAAACACAGGCGAAGTATTAGCAACGCGTGCATCGTACGTTGGCATGGCGCGAGCGTTTAGAAGTGGCGATGAAAGTAATGGTGTGCCGTCGTCATTACGTGTTGAGTCAGTAAAACGAGAAATTAAACAAGGTGATTTTTTAATGCCAGCAATGGAGGGGCAGTTGCTGCCAGCCTATTTTGATATTCACCGCCCACTAGAGCCAGTAGAAGGGCAAGTTATAGCGTCTCCTCGCCAAGTAAGAGAATTCAGCACGATGGATGTTGTAGTGCTAAACTTAGGCAGCGAGCAAAATATTGAACCAGGTCATGTTTTAGATTTAGAGCGTGAGTCACCTACGGTTATTGATGGCCCTCGTGGTCCTCGTTACCCAGAGGATTCAAGTAAATTTGAAAAACTGTTATCTGATGCAAGTCAGTTGTTTAGTAATAAAGCTGACGAAGATAATACAACATGGAAAATGCCTAAAGAAAAAGTAGGCGAGTTAATCGTATTCAAAGTGTATGACAAAGTAAGTTATGCATTAATAACAAAAAACCAGCACCCAATTCGCGTTGGAGATATTGCAGTTATTCATTAA
- the def gene encoding peptide deformylase encodes MARLEVLRFPDERLRTIAKDVADVDDQVRQIVKDMLETMYDENGIGLAATQVNIHQRIVVIDVSEERDEPLVLINPQIIKKDGSTISEEGCLSVPNSYAKVDRAETVTVAALNENGEEFVLDADELLAICIQHELDHLQGKLFIDYLSPLKRQRIRKKLEKEAKFAAQ; translated from the coding sequence ATGGCTAGGTTAGAAGTTTTAAGATTTCCAGATGAGCGTTTACGTACAATAGCAAAAGATGTTGCAGACGTTGACGACCAAGTTCGCCAAATTGTAAAAGACATGCTCGAAACCATGTACGACGAAAATGGCATTGGTTTAGCAGCAACACAAGTAAATATCCACCAGCGTATTGTGGTTATTGATGTCTCTGAAGAGCGTGACGAACCACTGGTATTAATTAACCCGCAAATCATTAAAAAAGATGGGTCAACGATTAGCGAAGAAGGCTGTTTGTCAGTGCCTAACTCGTACGCAAAAGTAGACCGAGCAGAAACAGTGACTGTAGCTGCACTAAACGAAAACGGTGAAGAATTTGTGTTAGACGCAGATGAGCTATTAGCTATTTGCATTCAACACGAACTAGACCACCTTCAAGGCAAGCTATTTATTGATTACTTATCTCCATTAAAGCGCCAACGTATTCGTAAAAAGCTTGAAAAAGAAGCTAAGTTTGCAGCACAGTAA
- the fmt gene encoding methionyl-tRNA formyltransferase has protein sequence MIQPLRIIFAGTPDFAARHLQALINSEHEIVGVYSQPDRPAGRGKKLKASEVKALALENDLPVFQPQSLKNDEALAELTALNADIMIVVAYGLILPKAILNAPRLGCLNVHGSILPRWRGAAPIQRAIWAGDEETGVTIMQMDEGLDTGDMLHISRCPISDTETSASLYNKLAELGPSALIDTVNKLANGDITPQPQNDELANYAKKLSKEEANIDWSMSAVQIELNIRSFNPWPVCFTQMGEQTVKIYQAKVVDQSGKPGEILTSDKNGVVVACGEHALSITQLQPQGKKPMAISDFLNGRSDWVSPGTLLGENNE, from the coding sequence GTGATCCAACCATTACGCATAATATTTGCCGGTACGCCGGATTTTGCCGCACGCCATTTACAAGCGCTAATAAATAGCGAACATGAAATTGTGGGCGTATATAGTCAACCAGATCGCCCAGCAGGTCGTGGTAAAAAATTAAAAGCGAGCGAAGTTAAAGCGCTAGCACTTGAAAATGACTTGCCTGTTTTTCAGCCTCAGTCATTAAAAAATGATGAGGCACTTGCAGAGCTCACCGCTTTAAACGCCGACATAATGATTGTGGTGGCCTATGGCTTAATTTTACCCAAAGCTATTTTAAATGCGCCACGCTTAGGCTGCTTAAACGTGCATGGTTCTATACTACCTCGCTGGCGTGGTGCTGCGCCTATTCAACGTGCAATTTGGGCGGGTGACGAGGAAACGGGCGTAACCATAATGCAAATGGATGAGGGCTTAGATACCGGCGACATGCTGCATATTAGCCGCTGTCCTATTAGTGACACAGAAACCAGTGCCAGTTTATATAACAAACTAGCAGAGTTAGGTCCTAGTGCATTAATCGACACCGTTAATAAGCTAGCTAATGGCGACATTACCCCTCAGCCTCAAAATGATGAGCTAGCTAACTACGCTAAAAAACTCTCTAAAGAAGAAGCAAATATAGATTGGTCTATGAGCGCCGTGCAAATAGAACTTAATATTCGCTCTTTTAATCCTTGGCCAGTGTGTTTTACCCAAATGGGCGAACAAACCGTAAAAATATACCAAGCGAAAGTAGTTGATCAATCAGGTAAGCCAGGCGAAATTTTAACAAGTGATAAAAACGGTGTTGTGGTTGCCTGTGGTGAACACGCTTTAAGTATTACTCAGTTACAACCGCAAGGTAAAAAACCAATGGCAATTAGCGACTTTTTAAATGGTCGCAGTGACTGGGTTAGCCCTGGCACACTATTAGGCGAAAATAATGAATAA
- the rsmB gene encoding 16S rRNA (cytosine(967)-C(5))-methyltransferase RsmB has product MNKVQNVRALAAETLYNVVDKGASLNQELPFASQGLPPKDKALLQQICYGVLRYLPSLENYCQHLVESPLKGKRRIFQFLLYVGIYQLQHMRVPPHAAISETVNALGQMRALGLKGLINAILRSFQRQQAELEEKAKLIPVCLYNHPNWFIKQVKEAYPENWEAILEENQQQAPMWLRVNQSQFSTQEYSDMLTANDIEHTLNPNFIDGIKLAKPRDVFSLPEFDTGACSVQDAAAQLAARFLEPKDDDVILDACAAPGGKTCHILELADADVLALDSDATRLERVKQNLTRIGLGADLQCGDASQPHTWWDDEQFDRILLDVPCSATGVIRRHPDIKWLRRASDIEDLAALQGDILNSIWPLLKPGGTLVYATCSVLPKENQQQVAKFLANNDDVEHIPLHDKDTLTTPGLQLLPGESDGFYYAKMVKKA; this is encoded by the coding sequence ATGAATAAAGTACAAAACGTACGAGCGCTAGCCGCTGAGACTTTATATAACGTGGTTGATAAAGGCGCTTCGCTTAATCAAGAACTACCATTTGCAAGCCAAGGTTTACCACCAAAAGACAAAGCACTGTTACAGCAAATTTGTTATGGCGTATTACGCTACTTACCTAGCCTTGAAAACTACTGCCAACATTTAGTAGAAAGCCCACTAAAAGGTAAACGCAGAATTTTTCAGTTTTTACTCTACGTAGGTATTTATCAATTGCAGCACATGCGCGTTCCACCGCATGCAGCAATAAGCGAGACCGTAAATGCACTGGGTCAAATGCGTGCACTAGGGTTAAAAGGGTTAATAAATGCTATTTTACGTAGCTTTCAACGCCAGCAAGCAGAGCTTGAAGAAAAAGCAAAGCTTATTCCAGTGTGTTTATACAACCACCCCAATTGGTTTATTAAACAGGTAAAAGAAGCCTACCCAGAAAACTGGGAAGCCATACTTGAAGAAAACCAGCAACAAGCACCAATGTGGTTACGTGTAAATCAATCACAATTTAGCACGCAAGAATACAGTGATATGCTAACGGCTAACGATATAGAACATACATTAAACCCAAACTTCATAGACGGGATTAAACTAGCCAAGCCGCGTGATGTTTTTTCACTTCCTGAGTTTGATACGGGTGCTTGTTCAGTGCAAGATGCAGCAGCGCAATTAGCTGCTCGCTTTTTAGAGCCAAAAGATGATGACGTTATTTTAGATGCCTGTGCAGCACCTGGCGGTAAAACATGCCATATATTAGAGCTTGCCGACGCCGACGTACTTGCACTTGATAGCGATGCCACTCGCCTTGAACGCGTAAAGCAAAACTTAACCCGTATAGGTTTAGGTGCCGACCTACAATGTGGTGATGCATCGCAACCGCACACATGGTGGGACGATGAACAGTTCGATCGTATTTTATTAGACGTGCCTTGTTCAGCAACCGGCGTTATTCGTCGCCACCCTGATATAAAATGGCTACGCCGTGCATCCGACATTGAAGACTTAGCCGCACTACAAGGCGATATACTCAATAGCATTTGGCCTCTACTCAAGCCTGGTGGTACATTGGTATATGCAACATGTTCGGTTCTTCCAAAAGAAAACCAACAACAAGTTGCTAAATTTTTAGCTAATAACGATGACGTAGAGCATATTCCACTTCATGATAAAGACACCCTCACCACACCGGGTTTGCAGCTACTTCCGGGTGAAAGTGATGGTTTTTATTACGCTAAAATGGTTAAAAAAGCCTAG